The following are encoded together in the Deltaproteobacteria bacterium genome:
- a CDS encoding FHA domain-containing protein, with amino-acid sequence MWSLRVLNGPQAGQFFTLKQGKNTIGRSSRCDIQLMAQGVSKEHCELHLTKNKTILIDLNSSNGTYVNSTRIQKSEIKFGEKFSLHDIYLDIIPTPQPKTNTAFVTTRTHSGNLAAQTYASPRLNQQLNSHGDPQAIPQPHLNLASRNAEPDFKQPHDFDPQESLSFKVKFETYMNQVVLPSVYKLAQLFEFKYVLGGFVGIFIFVVTLLSLIPMVSITRDSIQGEAKKRTMSLARALAETNKKAISENNGASLYTYSIEKEDGVKEALIVNRHDGSVMAPATKSGRTLDIPFINEALRSGRDLVKSIDYTTIAAAFPIDKYDLDKQEAVPVAYAIVIYDISTLAFDEGIVISLFMQNLVIAILVGLILYFFLYKLIEFPIASLNRQLDLAMREKNEHIENTFLFPPLQALAGNLSSLMTRYLHGDNRPSSNLKNKDFEASMLIQHFRDPSFAVTPNRKIINLNSNFESLCQNSMENLMNQGIDAIVDASLKLNIDNLMQKATAIPNQIHQEELDMGRGSVIIRCHVITENDQPSYFLFTIIPKKEDS; translated from the coding sequence CTTTAAAGCAGGGAAAAAATACCATCGGTAGGTCTTCTCGATGTGATATTCAATTGATGGCCCAGGGAGTTTCTAAAGAGCATTGTGAACTTCACCTGACTAAAAACAAAACGATTCTCATTGATTTAAACTCAAGCAACGGGACCTATGTCAATAGCACTAGAATTCAGAAATCTGAGATTAAATTCGGCGAAAAATTTTCATTGCATGATATCTATTTAGACATCATTCCAACTCCACAACCGAAAACGAATACGGCCTTTGTAACGACACGAACTCATTCTGGAAACTTGGCCGCTCAAACCTACGCAAGTCCCCGGTTAAATCAGCAATTAAACTCACATGGAGATCCACAAGCCATCCCTCAACCTCATCTGAATCTCGCATCAAGAAATGCTGAACCTGATTTTAAACAACCTCATGATTTTGATCCTCAAGAGTCATTAAGTTTTAAAGTTAAATTTGAGACCTATATGAATCAAGTGGTTTTACCCTCCGTTTACAAGTTAGCTCAACTTTTTGAATTTAAATATGTTTTGGGCGGATTTGTTGGCATTTTTATTTTTGTAGTCACCTTATTATCCCTCATCCCTATGGTGTCCATTACCAGAGATAGCATCCAAGGAGAGGCTAAAAAAAGAACGATGTCTCTGGCACGTGCCCTAGCTGAAACAAATAAGAAAGCCATTTCTGAAAATAATGGAGCTTCACTTTACACTTATTCCATAGAAAAAGAAGACGGAGTCAAAGAAGCTCTTATTGTTAACAGACACGATGGAAGTGTCATGGCACCAGCCACCAAATCAGGAAGAACCTTGGACATTCCATTTATCAATGAAGCTCTGCGATCTGGTCGTGACCTCGTTAAGAGTATCGATTACACCACCATCGCTGCGGCCTTCCCCATAGATAAGTATGATCTAGATAAGCAAGAAGCCGTTCCGGTCGCCTATGCCATTGTCATCTATGATATCTCTACCCTGGCTTTTGATGAAGGTATTGTTATTAGTTTGTTTATGCAGAATTTGGTTATTGCTATTCTCGTAGGGCTGATTTTATATTTTTTCCTCTATAAATTAATTGAATTTCCCATTGCAAGCTTGAACAGACAATTGGATTTAGCTATGAGAGAAAAAAATGAACATATTGAAAACACCTTCTTGTTTCCGCCTTTACAAGCCCTTGCTGGGAACTTATCCAGCTTAATGACAAGATACCTTCATGGGGACAACCGCCCCTCGTCCAATTTAAAAAATAAAGATTTTGAAGCTTCAATGCTCATTCAACATTTTCGGGATCCTTCTTTTGCTGTGACTCCTAACCGAAAAATCATTAACCTCAATAGCAACTTTGAATCGCTTTGTCAGAATTCTATGGAAAACTTAATGAACCAAGGAATCGACGCTATCGTAGATGCCTCTTTAAAGTTAAATATTGATAACCTGATGCAAAAAGCAACAGCTATACCCAATCAGATTCATCAGGAAGAGCTCGATATGGGCAGGGGAAGCGTTATTATCAGGTGTCATGTTATTACTGAAAATGATCAACCAAGTTATTTTTTATTCACAATAATTCCTAAAAAGGAAGATTCTTGA
- a CDS encoding FHA domain-containing protein has product MGEALKLTPYELEIEIISGPHLGQKFNFKDKSLITVGRGQENDIVLSNDPKTSRLHAEIKFSDGNYYVYNMSTKNFILINGLKEDQALIEDNTTLTAGDTELKISSPKEDTLELPEPLSIQFKNPLQPIPKTTSPLKLTSPIHLAPPSSIKSEPLPRPHLQKSNKKKSGNELYLILFGVAVLIGIILLIPKKNAEEVPTNNGIITPLLQDEVRFKKSMEELEKAKELKKNKDSRKSMAKQFFVSGMREYNNGQYHKAIEFLASAFQSDPSLEDAAKYHLKSKQNLDRLIDFNFSEGKKYRESNNYRMCKAAFQNVLLYIKNNMKHSRYKEAKQFYDECASLDELGRQ; this is encoded by the coding sequence ATGGGAGAAGCTTTGAAATTAACTCCCTATGAACTTGAAATAGAAATAATTTCTGGCCCCCATTTAGGCCAAAAATTTAATTTCAAAGACAAGAGTTTAATCACTGTTGGCCGTGGTCAAGAAAACGATATTGTTTTATCAAATGATCCCAAAACAAGTCGGTTACATGCAGAAATAAAATTTTCTGATGGAAATTATTATGTTTATAACATGTCCACTAAAAACTTTATATTAATCAATGGTCTAAAAGAAGACCAAGCCCTAATTGAAGATAATACGACCCTCACTGCCGGAGATACTGAATTAAAAATATCCTCTCCCAAGGAAGACACTTTGGAACTTCCAGAACCCTTGTCAATTCAATTTAAGAATCCCCTGCAACCAATTCCCAAAACGACTTCTCCACTAAAATTAACATCTCCAATTCATTTGGCGCCTCCTTCTTCTATAAAATCGGAACCTTTACCTCGACCACATTTACAAAAATCGAATAAGAAAAAAAGTGGCAATGAACTTTATCTCATCCTTTTTGGTGTGGCTGTCCTCATCGGTATCATTTTGTTAATACCAAAAAAAAATGCAGAAGAAGTACCAACAAACAATGGTATCATAACCCCTCTCTTACAGGATGAAGTCCGTTTTAAAAAGTCCATGGAAGAATTAGAGAAAGCGAAAGAACTAAAGAAAAATAAAGACTCAAGAAAATCCATGGCCAAACAATTCTTTGTTAGTGGAATGCGCGAATATAATAATGGCCAATATCATAAGGCCATTGAATTTCTTGCTTCCGCTTTTCAAAGCGATCCAAGTTTAGAAGATGCAGCTAAGTACCATTTAAAGTCCAAACAAAATTTAGATCGACTTATTGATTTTAATTTTTCTGAAGGAAAAAAATACCGCGAAAGCAATAATTATAGAATGTGCAAAGCCGCCTTTCAAAATGTCTTATTATATATTAAAAATAATATGAAACATTCTCGATACAAAGAAGCAAAGCAATTTTATGATGAATGCGCTTCCCTTGACGAATTGGGGAGGCAATAA